One window of the Anaeromyxobacter dehalogenans 2CP-C genome contains the following:
- the folP gene encoding dihydropteroate synthase, which translates to MRMRIGARLFDGPGPFVMGIVNATPDSFSDGGRFLERDAAVAHALRLADEGADLVDVGGESTRPGAPPVTAEEELRRVVPVIAALRARGFALPISVDTWKARVAREALAAGADLVNDVTGLGDPEMAGVVAAAGVPIVLQHMRGTFADMASRAVYADVVGEVTAELAAALARAEAAGIPRDRVVLDPGLGFAKDARHSLELLARLGELRRLGCPLLVGPSRKSFIGKITGAPAAERLPGTLAAVTACVLAGVELVRVHDVAAARQAADVAAAIRGAARGAGPL; encoded by the coding sequence ATGCGGATGCGGATCGGGGCCAGGCTCTTCGACGGGCCTGGCCCCTTCGTCATGGGGATCGTGAACGCGACCCCCGACTCGTTCTCGGACGGCGGCCGGTTCCTCGAGCGCGACGCGGCGGTGGCGCACGCGCTGCGGCTCGCGGACGAGGGCGCCGACCTGGTGGACGTGGGCGGCGAGTCCACCCGGCCCGGCGCGCCGCCGGTGACCGCCGAGGAGGAGCTGCGGCGGGTGGTGCCGGTGATCGCCGCGCTGCGCGCGCGCGGGTTCGCGCTCCCGATCTCGGTGGACACCTGGAAGGCGCGGGTGGCGCGCGAGGCGCTCGCGGCCGGCGCGGACCTGGTGAACGACGTGACCGGCCTCGGCGACCCGGAGATGGCGGGCGTGGTCGCCGCGGCCGGCGTGCCGATCGTGCTCCAGCACATGCGCGGCACGTTCGCCGACATGGCCTCGCGCGCGGTGTACGCGGACGTGGTCGGCGAGGTCACCGCCGAGCTGGCCGCCGCGCTGGCCCGGGCCGAGGCGGCCGGCATCCCGCGCGACCGCGTGGTGCTCGACCCCGGGCTCGGCTTCGCGAAGGACGCCCGGCACAGCCTGGAGCTGCTGGCGCGGCTCGGCGAGCTCCGGCGGCTCGGGTGCCCGCTGCTGGTGGGGCCCTCGCGCAAGAGCTTCATCGGGAAGATCACCGGGGCGCCCGCGGCGGAGCGCCTGCCCGGTACGCTCGCGGCGGTGACCGCGTGCGTGCTGGCCGGCGTGGAGCTGGTGCGCGTCCACGACGTCGCGGCCGCGCGGCAGGCGGCCGACGTCGCCGCCGCGATCCGGGGAGCGGCGCGCGGCGCCGGTCCGCTGTAG
- the cdaA gene encoding diadenylate cyclase CdaA, whose product MQRILVYLIGPDVTLGDLALALVDIGLVAYLVYRVLRVIRGTRAVAVLFGLFLLGVGYLGAQAAGLETLSWVLGHFLSYSFIFGVIVLFQSDIRRALAELGRSSRLLAALSRDDLATQRGAVDAVVKAAGELARRRHGALIVLERSADLSDVIDSGLRVDAAVTSELLLSIFLPAGPIHDGAVVIQGARLAAAGCLLPLSAAEAPQELGTRHRAALGLAEEVDAAVVVVSEERGEVSVALEGALHRALDEKALRTLLYSLFVTKGRGTGGAAGHPAQAGGAHPAGQGAPRAAI is encoded by the coding sequence TTGCAGCGCATCCTCGTCTACCTCATCGGCCCGGACGTCACCCTCGGCGACCTCGCGCTCGCGCTGGTGGACATCGGCCTCGTCGCGTACCTCGTCTACCGCGTCCTCCGCGTCATCCGGGGCACGCGCGCGGTGGCGGTGCTGTTCGGGCTGTTCCTGCTCGGCGTCGGCTACCTCGGCGCGCAGGCCGCCGGGCTGGAGACGCTGAGCTGGGTGCTCGGCCACTTCCTCAGCTACTCCTTCATCTTCGGCGTGATCGTCCTGTTCCAGTCGGACATCCGCCGCGCGCTGGCCGAGCTGGGCCGCTCGTCGCGCCTGCTCGCCGCGCTCTCGCGCGACGACCTCGCCACCCAGCGCGGCGCGGTGGACGCGGTGGTGAAGGCCGCGGGGGAGCTGGCCCGGCGCCGGCACGGCGCGCTCATCGTGCTCGAGCGCTCGGCCGACCTCTCCGACGTCATCGACTCCGGCCTGCGCGTGGACGCGGCGGTCACCTCCGAGCTGCTCCTGTCGATCTTCCTGCCGGCCGGGCCGATCCACGACGGCGCCGTGGTGATCCAGGGCGCCCGCCTGGCCGCCGCCGGCTGCCTGCTGCCGCTCTCCGCCGCCGAGGCGCCCCAGGAGCTGGGCACGCGCCACCGCGCGGCGCTGGGCCTCGCCGAGGAGGTGGACGCCGCGGTGGTGGTGGTCTCCGAGGAGCGCGGCGAGGTCTCGGTCGCGCTCGAGGGCGCGCTGCACCGCGCGCTCGACGAGAAGGCGCTGCGGACGCTGCTCTATTCACTGTTCGTCACCAAGGGCCGCGGCACCGGCGGCGCCGCCGGGCACCCCGCGCAGGCGGGCGGCGCTCACCCCGCCGGGCAGGGAGCGCCCCGTGCGGCGATCTGA
- the glmM gene encoding phosphoglucosamine mutase produces MTTPATRTRPTADGAPRRAPRSAGARNGVHAPPAARPAPVARRLFGTDGVRGVANVHPMTAEMALQLGRALAYIVRSGPHRHRIVIGKDTRLSGYMLEQAIASGICSMGVDVMLCGPLPTPGIAFVTHSMRADAGVVISASHNPYQDNGIKFFSRDGFKLPDELELQIERLVLDAGEDDAGAEEFRALRPTATRIGKAKRIDDAIGRYAQFLKTIFPKELTLDGLTVVVDCAHGAAYHVAPAVFEELGAKVIPLNVKPDGKNINDACGAVHPESMARAVKRHGANLGLALDGDADRVILADEHGNVVDGDAIMALVGRDLLARKALAKRTVVATVMSNLGLERALAPLGGKVVRTAVGDRYVVEEMRRSGYSFGGEQSGHLVFLDHVTTGDGVAAGLNVLAVMVREGKPLSELARCFEPFPQALVNVEVREKRPVAELPGVAKAIAAAEKALGAEGRVLVRPSGTENKVRVLVEGPDAKRARALADGIAAELRQAIG; encoded by the coding sequence ATGACCACCCCCGCGACCCGCACCCGCCCCACCGCCGACGGCGCCCCGCGCCGAGCGCCCCGCAGCGCCGGCGCCCGCAACGGCGTCCACGCGCCGCCCGCCGCCCGGCCCGCGCCGGTGGCGCGGCGCCTGTTCGGCACCGACGGGGTGCGCGGGGTCGCGAACGTGCACCCCATGACCGCCGAGATGGCGCTCCAGCTCGGCCGCGCGCTCGCCTACATCGTGCGGAGCGGGCCGCACCGGCACCGGATCGTGATCGGCAAGGACACCCGGCTCTCCGGCTACATGCTCGAGCAGGCCATCGCGTCGGGCATCTGCTCGATGGGCGTGGACGTGATGCTGTGCGGCCCGCTGCCCACGCCCGGCATCGCGTTCGTGACCCACTCGATGCGCGCCGACGCCGGCGTGGTGATCAGCGCCAGCCACAACCCGTACCAGGACAACGGCATCAAGTTCTTCTCGCGGGACGGCTTCAAGCTGCCCGACGAGCTGGAGCTGCAGATCGAGCGCCTGGTGCTGGACGCGGGCGAGGACGACGCCGGCGCCGAGGAGTTCCGCGCGCTCCGGCCAACCGCCACGCGGATCGGCAAGGCGAAGCGCATCGACGACGCCATCGGCCGCTACGCGCAGTTCCTGAAGACCATCTTCCCGAAGGAGCTGACGCTGGACGGGCTGACGGTGGTGGTGGACTGCGCCCACGGCGCCGCGTACCACGTCGCGCCGGCGGTGTTCGAGGAGCTGGGCGCGAAGGTCATCCCGCTCAACGTGAAGCCGGACGGCAAGAACATCAACGACGCCTGCGGCGCGGTGCACCCGGAGTCGATGGCGAGGGCGGTGAAGCGCCACGGCGCGAACCTCGGGCTGGCGCTCGACGGCGACGCCGACCGCGTGATCCTGGCCGACGAGCACGGCAACGTGGTGGACGGCGACGCGATCATGGCGCTGGTGGGGCGCGACCTGCTCGCCCGCAAGGCGCTCGCGAAGCGGACGGTGGTGGCCACGGTCATGTCCAACCTGGGCCTGGAGCGGGCGCTCGCGCCGCTCGGCGGCAAGGTGGTGCGGACCGCGGTGGGCGACCGCTACGTGGTGGAGGAGATGCGCCGGAGCGGCTACTCGTTCGGCGGGGAGCAGTCCGGGCACCTCGTGTTCCTCGACCACGTCACCACCGGCGACGGCGTCGCGGCCGGCCTGAACGTGCTCGCGGTGATGGTGCGCGAGGGCAAGCCGCTCTCCGAGCTGGCCCGCTGCTTCGAGCCGTTCCCGCAGGCGCTCGTCAACGTGGAGGTGCGCGAGAAGCGGCCCGTCGCCGAGCTGCCCGGGGTGGCGAAGGCCATCGCCGCGGCGGAGAAGGCGCTCGGGGCCGAGGGGCGGGTGCTGGTCCGGCCCTCCGGCACCGAGAACAAGGTGCGGGTGCTGGTGGAGGGGCCCGACGCGAAGCGCGCCCGCGCGCTCGCCGACGGCATCGCCGCCGAGCTGCGCCAGGCCATCGGCTGA
- a CDS encoding pyridoxine 5'-phosphate synthase has protein sequence MPARLGVNVDHVATLRQSRRTQYPDPVAAAVLAEMGGADQITIHLREDRRHIQERDLQVLRKTVSSRLNLEMAATQDMVKIAYGVKPDIATLVPERREELTTEGGLDVVGGREHVRKVVKTLRDAEIEVSLFIDPDLDQVKAAHRAEAEVVELHTGRYCDARLASDRRRELSRVIDACKAAAKLGLRVAAGHGLNYQNVLPVAAIPEIEELNIGHSIVARAVLVGFERAVREMRELLREARP, from the coding sequence ATGCCCGCACGCCTCGGAGTCAACGTCGATCACGTCGCGACGCTGCGCCAGTCGCGCCGCACCCAGTACCCGGACCCGGTCGCCGCGGCGGTGCTCGCCGAGATGGGCGGCGCCGACCAGATCACCATCCACCTGCGCGAGGACCGCCGGCACATCCAGGAGCGCGATCTCCAGGTGCTGCGGAAGACCGTCTCGAGCCGGCTCAACCTCGAGATGGCCGCCACGCAGGACATGGTGAAGATCGCCTACGGGGTGAAGCCGGACATCGCCACCCTGGTGCCGGAGCGGCGCGAGGAGCTCACCACCGAGGGCGGCCTCGACGTGGTGGGCGGCCGCGAGCACGTGCGCAAGGTCGTGAAGACGCTCCGCGACGCCGAGATCGAGGTGTCGCTCTTCATCGACCCGGACCTCGACCAGGTGAAGGCGGCCCACCGCGCCGAGGCGGAGGTGGTGGAGCTGCACACCGGCCGCTACTGCGACGCCCGGCTCGCCTCCGACCGGCGGCGCGAGCTGTCGCGCGTGATCGACGCCTGCAAGGCGGCCGCGAAGCTCGGGCTGCGGGTGGCGGCGGGCCACGGGTTGAACTACCAGAACGTGCTGCCGGTGGCCGCCATCCCGGAGATCGAGGAGCTGAACATCGGCCACTCGATCGTGGCGCGGGCGGTGCTGGTGGGGTTCGAGCGCGCGGTGCGCGAGATGCGCGAGCTGCTGCGCGAGGCGCGCCCGTAG
- a CDS encoding holo-ACP synthase produces MILGLGLDVVEVARIQRILAGPPARAERFLARVFAPAERAYCDARQDRATRYAARFAAKEAAVKALGTPEGVRWLDLVVERGTGAPSLALDGVAADAARRMGVARVHLTLTHDGGVAVAAVILEGAGP; encoded by the coding sequence GTGATCCTGGGGCTCGGCCTGGACGTGGTGGAGGTGGCCCGGATCCAGCGGATCCTGGCCGGCCCGCCCGCGCGCGCGGAGCGGTTCCTGGCGCGGGTGTTCGCGCCGGCCGAGCGCGCCTACTGCGACGCGCGGCAGGACCGCGCCACCCGCTACGCGGCGCGCTTCGCGGCCAAGGAGGCGGCCGTGAAGGCGCTCGGCACGCCGGAGGGCGTGCGCTGGCTGGACCTGGTGGTCGAGCGCGGGACGGGCGCGCCGTCGCTGGCGCTGGACGGCGTCGCGGCGGACGCGGCACGGCGCATGGGGGTCGCGCGCGTGCACCTCACGCTCACGCACGACGGCGGCGTGGCGGTCGCGGCGGTGATCCTGGAGGGGGCCGGGCCATGA
- a CDS encoding bifunctional ADP-dependent NAD(P)H-hydrate dehydratase/NAD(P)H-hydrate epimerase, with product MRLVGAAEMRAIDRAAIDGLGIPSLDLMERAGRAAADAARALAGPGGRFAVVCGGGNNGGDGWVVARLLVGAGRAVRVVSLVDAARLGPDARAERARAEAAGVGAEPGDAPLEAGPGDVVVDAIFGTGLSRAPEGAFAEAIARIEDARRAGARVLAVDVPSGLSADTGRPLGEACVRADRTVTFAFQKRGLVLHPGPAYAGEVTVADIGIPPEAAAQVPAEAEMLLEEEARALVPPRDPEAHKGDAGRVLVIAGSPGKTGAAHLALTGALRGGAGLVTLAARAEVLPMALAGRPEAMSTALPGAGPLGKADLRPLLEAASAADALVIGPGIPRGDGTGALLLELLARAGVPAVLDADALNALAGQAERLAATGAPLLLTPHPGEMARLCGVSTAEVQGDRLGLAARQARAWGATVALKGARTVVAGPSGPPAVIPTGNPGLATGGTGDVLAGLCGALLAGGLAPAAAGRAGAWIHGRAGDLAARRLGQRGLLAGDLGAAIGEVWAEWRR from the coding sequence ATGAGGCTGGTGGGCGCCGCGGAGATGCGCGCGATCGACCGGGCCGCCATCGACGGCCTGGGGATCCCGTCGCTCGACCTGATGGAGCGCGCGGGGCGGGCCGCGGCCGACGCGGCGCGCGCGCTGGCCGGGCCGGGCGGCCGGTTCGCGGTGGTCTGCGGCGGCGGCAACAACGGCGGGGACGGCTGGGTGGTGGCGCGGCTGCTGGTCGGCGCCGGGCGGGCGGTGCGGGTCGTGTCGCTCGTGGACGCGGCGCGGCTCGGTCCGGACGCGCGGGCCGAGCGCGCGCGCGCCGAGGCGGCCGGGGTGGGGGCCGAGCCCGGCGACGCGCCGCTCGAGGCGGGCCCGGGCGACGTGGTGGTGGACGCGATCTTCGGGACCGGCCTGTCGCGCGCCCCCGAGGGCGCGTTCGCGGAAGCCATCGCGCGGATCGAGGACGCGCGGCGCGCCGGCGCGCGGGTGCTGGCCGTGGACGTCCCCTCGGGACTGTCCGCCGACACCGGCCGGCCGCTGGGCGAGGCCTGCGTCCGCGCCGACCGCACCGTCACCTTCGCGTTCCAGAAGCGCGGCCTGGTGCTCCACCCGGGCCCGGCCTACGCCGGGGAGGTGACGGTGGCCGACATCGGCATCCCGCCGGAGGCGGCGGCGCAGGTTCCCGCCGAGGCCGAGATGCTCCTCGAGGAGGAGGCCCGCGCGCTGGTGCCGCCGCGCGACCCGGAGGCGCACAAGGGCGACGCGGGGCGGGTGCTCGTGATCGCCGGCTCGCCCGGGAAGACCGGCGCGGCGCACCTCGCGCTCACCGGCGCGCTGCGCGGCGGCGCCGGCCTGGTGACGCTGGCAGCGAGGGCGGAGGTCCTGCCCATGGCGCTGGCGGGGCGGCCGGAGGCGATGAGCACCGCCTTGCCGGGCGCCGGGCCGCTCGGCAAGGCCGACCTGCGTCCGCTGCTGGAGGCGGCCTCGGCCGCGGACGCGCTGGTGATCGGGCCGGGGATACCGCGCGGCGACGGCACCGGCGCGCTCCTGCTCGAGCTGCTCGCGCGCGCGGGCGTCCCGGCGGTGCTCGACGCCGACGCACTCAACGCGCTCGCGGGCCAGGCGGAGCGGCTCGCCGCGACGGGCGCGCCGCTGCTGCTCACCCCGCACCCCGGCGAGATGGCCCGGCTGTGCGGGGTCTCCACCGCCGAGGTGCAGGGCGACCGCCTCGGGCTCGCGGCGCGCCAGGCGCGGGCCTGGGGCGCGACGGTGGCGCTGAAGGGCGCGCGCACGGTGGTGGCCGGTCCGTCGGGCCCGCCGGCGGTGATCCCGACCGGCAACCCGGGTCTCGCCACCGGCGGCACCGGCGACGTGCTGGCCGGGCTGTGCGGGGCGCTGCTCGCGGGCGGGCTCGCGCCCGCGGCCGCGGGGCGGGCGGGCGCGTGGATCCACGGGCGGGCGGGCGACCTGGCCGCGCGGCGGCTCGGGCAGCGCGGGCTGCTCGCCGGCGACCTGGGGGCGGCCATCGGGGAGGTGTGGGCGGAATGGCGGAGATGA
- the tsaE gene encoding tRNA (adenosine(37)-N6)-threonylcarbamoyltransferase complex ATPase subunit type 1 TsaE has protein sequence MAEMSGERFTARRTTRSAAATRRLGARLGALLRPGDVVALEGDLGAGKTQLVRGACEGAEVPPGEVSSPTFAIVATYGGRIPVHHADLYRIADEDELYGTGFGDLVGGEGALLVEWADRIPGALPAERLTLRLSHDATRPDVRHLELDGVGARHAALARALAAPAARAPRPAARAAAPRRRSRGAGPR, from the coding sequence ATGGCGGAGATGAGCGGGGAGCGCTTCACCGCGCGGCGGACCACCCGGTCGGCGGCGGCCACGCGGCGGCTCGGCGCGAGGCTCGGCGCGCTGCTCCGGCCCGGCGACGTGGTGGCGCTGGAGGGCGACCTCGGGGCCGGCAAGACGCAGCTCGTCCGCGGCGCCTGCGAGGGCGCGGAGGTCCCGCCCGGCGAGGTCTCCAGCCCCACCTTCGCCATCGTCGCCACCTACGGCGGGCGCATCCCGGTGCACCACGCCGACCTGTACCGGATCGCCGACGAGGACGAGCTGTACGGGACCGGCTTCGGCGACCTGGTGGGCGGGGAGGGCGCGCTGCTGGTGGAGTGGGCCGACCGGATCCCGGGGGCGCTCCCGGCGGAGCGGCTCACCCTGCGCCTCTCGCACGACGCCACGCGGCCGGACGTCCGCCACCTGGAGCTGGACGGCGTGGGCGCGCGCCACGCGGCGCTGGCGCGGGCGCTGGCGGCCCCGGCCGCGCGCGCGCCGCGTCCCGCGGCCCGCGCCGCGGCGCCCCGCCGCCGCTCCCGCGGCGCCGGCCCCCGCTAG
- a CDS encoding class II glutamine amidotransferase, translating into MCRLFGQHAHPGRDACEPLCSAENALRFQSHRHPHGWGIGWYVEGSPLVRRGILPAHADAAFVEAGREIRSALVVAHVREASVGPVLRENTHPFVHDRWIFAHNGTVARFKDDPEVRERLLAEIDPDLRGRIRGDTDSERCFHLFLTRLRARGGLEAPGVEAVRAALAATTDTVLRIADAVPSPKPSSLTFLVSDGRLLAACRRGRTLHAASDAGPRHAFVVASERIGRAPWREVPEGGFVATEDGIRVVDAPLHAA; encoded by the coding sequence ATGTGCCGCCTCTTCGGTCAGCACGCCCACCCCGGCCGCGACGCCTGCGAGCCGCTCTGCAGCGCAGAGAACGCCCTCCGGTTCCAGTCCCACCGGCACCCGCACGGCTGGGGCATCGGGTGGTACGTGGAGGGCTCACCCCTCGTGCGCCGGGGCATCCTCCCCGCCCACGCCGACGCCGCCTTCGTCGAGGCGGGGCGCGAGATCCGCTCGGCGCTGGTGGTCGCGCACGTGCGCGAGGCGAGCGTCGGGCCGGTGCTCCGCGAGAACACGCACCCGTTCGTCCACGACCGCTGGATCTTCGCCCACAACGGGACCGTGGCCCGCTTCAAGGACGACCCGGAGGTGCGCGAGCGGCTCCTCGCGGAGATCGACCCCGACCTGCGCGGGCGCATCCGCGGCGACACCGACAGCGAGCGCTGCTTCCACCTGTTCCTCACCCGGCTGCGCGCGCGCGGCGGGCTCGAGGCCCCGGGCGTCGAGGCGGTGCGCGCGGCGCTCGCAGCGACCACCGACACCGTGCTGCGCATCGCGGACGCGGTCCCGTCGCCGAAGCCGAGCTCGCTCACCTTCCTCGTGTCCGACGGCCGGCTGCTCGCCGCCTGCCGCCGCGGTCGCACGCTCCACGCCGCGAGCGACGCCGGGCCGCGCCACGCGTTCGTGGTGGCGAGCGAGCGGATCGGCCGCGCCCCTTGGCGCGAGGTGCCCGAGGGCGGCTTCGTCGCCACCGAGGACGGGATCCGCGTGGTTGACGCGCCGCTGCACGCCGCCTGA
- a CDS encoding metallophosphoesterase family protein yields the protein MRVGLLSDTHGLLDPALPGLFRGCALLVHAGDVVRPEILDALAEVAPVAAVRGNNDRDPAFDALPETARLALGALRALVVHDLGPRDRPRPPARPLLARDPPEMVIHGHSHRPGAARLGPTLYVNPGSAGPRRFRLPRTAAILTVRGRHAQVAFYELGAGAPRPFGPPVDARL from the coding sequence GTGCGGGTCGGGCTCCTCTCGGACACCCACGGCCTGCTCGACCCCGCGCTGCCCGGGCTGTTCCGCGGCTGCGCCCTGCTGGTCCACGCCGGCGACGTGGTCCGCCCGGAGATCCTGGACGCGCTGGCCGAGGTCGCGCCGGTCGCCGCGGTCCGCGGGAACAACGACCGGGATCCCGCGTTCGACGCGCTGCCGGAGACCGCCCGGCTCGCGCTCGGCGCGCTCCGGGCGCTGGTGGTCCACGACCTCGGCCCGCGCGACCGGCCCCGCCCGCCGGCGCGCCCGCTGCTCGCGCGCGATCCGCCCGAGATGGTGATCCACGGCCACTCCCACCGCCCCGGCGCGGCGCGCCTCGGCCCCACGCTCTACGTGAACCCCGGGAGCGCCGGCCCGCGCCGCTTCCGCCTGCCGCGCACCGCCGCGATCCTCACCGTGCGCGGGCGGCACGCGCAGGTGGCGTTCTACGAGCTGGGCGCCGGCGCCCCGCGGCCGTTCGGGCCCCCCGTGGACGCGCGGCTCTGA
- the hutI gene encoding imidazolonepropionase, with translation MSRPAATLVLRNAVVATCDRGPSDAGLLPGAAVAVEGRRVAWVGRERDVEAEVNLAGAQVIDARGGLVTPGLVDSHTHLVFAGERAGEFALRCAGRTYLQVALSGGGIAVTTRETRAAPDEQLLAAAAARARRLIAQGVTTLEVKSGYGLDAPEELRLLRIVHQLGRALGGDATILPTLLFHAVPPEQVGDRAGFVRDACASLIPQVARERLAQFCDVFVEDGAFAPDEARLLLQAAKDRGLVPRVHAEQLTAGGGARLAAELGCSSADHLEELDDAGIAALAQARVVAGLLPLSTLFLGSERYAPARRLLEAGVPVSLATNMNPGSAMSENVGLTLSLACLKLRLTPAEALVAFTAGGARALRQPDLGRVARGADADLVLWGCGSPEHLAWHMAVNHALVVVKHGRVVHEAPPAAMVDCR, from the coding sequence GTGAGCCGCCCCGCCGCCACCCTGGTCCTCCGCAACGCCGTGGTCGCCACCTGCGACCGCGGCCCCTCCGACGCCGGCCTGCTCCCCGGGGCCGCGGTGGCCGTGGAGGGCCGCCGCGTCGCCTGGGTCGGCCGCGAGCGCGACGTCGAGGCCGAGGTGAACCTGGCCGGCGCGCAGGTGATCGACGCCCGCGGCGGCCTCGTCACCCCGGGGCTGGTGGACTCGCACACGCACCTCGTCTTCGCGGGCGAGCGCGCCGGCGAGTTCGCGCTCCGCTGCGCCGGGCGGACGTACCTCCAGGTGGCGCTCTCCGGCGGCGGCATCGCGGTCACCACCCGCGAGACCCGCGCCGCGCCGGACGAGCAGCTGCTCGCGGCCGCCGCGGCGCGCGCCCGCCGCCTGATCGCCCAGGGCGTCACCACCCTCGAGGTGAAGAGCGGCTACGGCCTGGACGCGCCCGAGGAGCTGCGGCTGCTGCGCATCGTCCACCAGCTCGGGCGCGCGCTCGGCGGGGACGCGACCATCCTGCCCACGCTCCTGTTCCACGCGGTGCCGCCCGAGCAGGTGGGCGACCGGGCCGGGTTCGTGCGCGACGCGTGCGCGTCGCTCATCCCGCAGGTGGCCCGCGAGCGGCTGGCGCAGTTCTGCGACGTGTTCGTGGAGGACGGGGCCTTCGCGCCCGACGAGGCCCGGCTGCTGCTCCAGGCCGCGAAGGACCGCGGGCTCGTGCCGCGCGTCCACGCGGAGCAGCTCACCGCGGGCGGCGGGGCGCGGCTCGCCGCCGAGCTCGGCTGCTCCAGCGCGGATCACCTCGAGGAGCTGGACGACGCCGGGATCGCCGCGCTCGCCCAGGCGCGCGTGGTGGCCGGGCTGCTGCCCCTCTCGACGCTGTTCCTCGGGTCGGAGCGGTACGCGCCGGCGCGGCGGCTGCTCGAGGCGGGCGTGCCGGTCTCGCTCGCCACCAACATGAACCCGGGCAGCGCCATGAGCGAGAACGTCGGGCTCACGCTCTCGCTCGCCTGCCTGAAGCTGCGGCTGACGCCCGCCGAGGCGCTCGTCGCGTTCACCGCGGGCGGCGCGCGGGCGCTGCGGCAGCCGGACCTGGGCCGCGTCGCGCGCGGCGCCGACGCGGACCTGGTGCTGTGGGGCTGCGGCTCGCCCGAGCACCTGGCCTGGCACATGGCCGTCAACCACGCGCTGGTGGTGGTGAAGCACGGGCGGGTGGTGCACGAGGCGCCGCCCGCGGCGATGGTGGACTGCCGCTGA